A section of the Brevundimonas sp. AJA228-03 genome encodes:
- a CDS encoding YqaA family protein, which yields MLRKMYDWVFTLARSPHAEKALAAVSVAEASIFPIPIEVMLAPMILSRPERAYRFAAIASIGSVIGGVLGYLIGFYLTDLGQWLMRLLGHADGLAEFQHWYDRFGVWVILIKGLTPIPYKLVTIASGLAHFNFGIFFLASVVTRSARFFMEAWVLKTWGPAMLEVVERRLALWSVVGLVVFIGGFAALKLL from the coding sequence ATGCTGAGAAAGATGTACGACTGGGTCTTCACCCTGGCCCGCAGTCCCCATGCCGAAAAGGCGCTGGCTGCCGTGTCGGTCGCCGAGGCGTCGATCTTTCCCATTCCCATCGAGGTCATGTTGGCTCCGATGATCCTGTCGCGGCCGGAGCGGGCCTACCGGTTCGCGGCCATCGCCTCGATCGGCTCGGTGATCGGCGGCGTGCTGGGCTATCTGATCGGCTTCTACCTGACCGACCTGGGACAGTGGCTGATGCGGCTGCTGGGTCACGCCGACGGCCTGGCGGAGTTCCAGCACTGGTATGACCGGTTCGGCGTCTGGGTCATTCTGATCAAGGGTCTGACGCCGATCCCCTACAAGCTGGTGACCATCGCCTCGGGCCTCGCCCATTTCAACTTCGGCATCTTCTTCCTGGCTTCGGTCGTGACGCGAAGCGCGCGATTCTTCATGGAGGCCTGGGTGCTGAAGACCTGGGGGCCGGCCATGCTGGAGGTCGTCGAGCGTCGCCTGGCGCTGTGGAGCGTGGTCGGCCTGGTCGTCTTTATCGGCGGCTTCGCGGCGCTGAAGCTGCTCTAG
- the hppD gene encoding 4-hydroxyphenylpyruvate dioxygenase, whose product MDDLTAHTATPDATIPALENPLGVDGFEFVEFTGPDPQAMIRQIEIMGFVQTHVNPKNGVVRMKQGDITFLVHTRPEGHAGAFARDHGPSANGMAFRVNDARAAYDAAVSRGAHPADAHNGGALGEGAYVLRGIGGSLLYIIDAYGEAGSLYDTWDEIEGWEEAERRNNVGLHLLDHLTHNVKRGQMRTWSGFYGDVFAFEEQKYFDIKGKATGLFSQAMIAPDRAIRIPLNESQDDNSQIEEFLKRYNGEGIQHIALATDDIFATVEAMRERGVRFQDTIETYFELIDKRLPNHGHDVERMRRNRILIDGSDEEGLLLQIFTQDTFGPIFFEIIQRKGNEGFGNGNFQALFDSIELDQIRRGVIKVDAH is encoded by the coding sequence ATGGACGACCTGACCGCGCATACCGCGACGCCGGACGCCACGATTCCCGCTCTCGAGAACCCGCTGGGCGTGGACGGCTTCGAGTTCGTGGAGTTCACCGGCCCCGACCCCCAGGCCATGATCCGGCAGATCGAGATCATGGGCTTCGTCCAGACCCATGTGAACCCGAAGAACGGCGTCGTCCGCATGAAGCAGGGCGACATCACCTTCCTGGTCCACACGAGACCAGAAGGTCACGCCGGCGCATTTGCCCGCGACCACGGCCCGTCCGCCAATGGCATGGCCTTCCGCGTCAACGATGCCCGGGCTGCCTATGACGCCGCGGTGTCGCGCGGAGCCCATCCGGCCGACGCCCATAATGGCGGCGCCCTCGGCGAGGGGGCCTATGTGCTGCGCGGCATTGGCGGGTCCCTGCTGTACATCATTGACGCCTATGGCGAAGCCGGGTCGCTTTACGACACCTGGGACGAGATCGAGGGCTGGGAAGAGGCGGAGCGCCGGAACAATGTCGGCCTGCACCTGCTGGATCACCTGACCCACAATGTGAAGCGTGGCCAGATGCGGACCTGGTCCGGCTTCTACGGCGACGTCTTCGCCTTCGAGGAGCAGAAATATTTCGACATCAAGGGCAAGGCGACAGGCCTGTTCTCCCAGGCCATGATCGCGCCCGACCGCGCCATCCGCATCCCGCTGAACGAGAGCCAGGACGACAACTCCCAGATCGAGGAGTTCCTGAAGCGCTACAACGGCGAGGGCATCCAGCACATCGCCCTGGCGACCGACGACATCTTCGCCACCGTCGAGGCGATGCGCGAGCGCGGCGTCCGGTTCCAGGACACGATCGAGACCTATTTCGAGCTGATCGACAAACGCCTGCCCAACCACGGGCACGATGTGGAGCGCATGCGCCGGAACCGCATCCTGATCGACGGGTCGGACGAGGAGGGCCTGCTGCTGCAGATCTTCACCCAGGACACCTTCGGCCCGATCTTCTTCGAGATCATCCAGAGGAAGGGCAACGAGGGCTTCGGCAACGGCAATTTCCAGGCCCTGTTCGATTCCATCGAGCTGGACCAGATCCGCCGGGGCGTCATCAAGGTCGACGCCCATTAA
- a CDS encoding isoaspartyl peptidase/L-asparaginase family protein gives MHNLKLYVLALAAGLFMTAPAVAQDRPAWSFAIHGGAGVIERADLSPQQDAAYRASLARALEAGAEVLRNGGTALDAVQAAIQLMEDDPLFNAGRGAVFTAAGRNELDAAVMNGADLTAGAVAGLTTTRHPIAAARAVMEQSPHVMLIGEGADTFAASVGLEQVDPSFFFTERRWQGLESYLREHGLPIPARPAGAPAAPVGGLAAGDPGMPPLNERKFGTVGAVALDSAGHLAAGTSTGGMTGKRWGRVGDVPVLGAGTYASNRDGCAVSATGDGEYYIRASVARDICARIADGASGQVGAQAEVEDALSLGGYGGVIVMDAQGIPAFAMTTSGMYRGSIGPDAPLTVAIYSDEPRP, from the coding sequence ATGCACAATCTGAAGCTGTACGTTCTCGCCCTGGCCGCAGGCCTGTTCATGACAGCCCCTGCCGTGGCGCAGGATCGGCCGGCCTGGTCCTTCGCCATTCACGGCGGGGCCGGTGTGATCGAACGCGCCGATCTGTCGCCCCAGCAGGACGCGGCCTATCGCGCGTCGCTGGCCCGGGCGCTGGAGGCCGGGGCCGAGGTGTTGCGCAACGGCGGCACGGCGCTGGATGCGGTCCAGGCCGCGATCCAGCTGATGGAGGACGATCCCCTGTTCAACGCCGGGCGCGGCGCGGTCTTCACCGCGGCAGGCCGCAACGAACTGGACGCAGCGGTCATGAACGGCGCGGACCTGACGGCCGGGGCGGTCGCGGGCCTGACCACCACCCGCCACCCGATCGCGGCGGCGCGCGCGGTGATGGAACAGAGCCCTCACGTCATGCTGATCGGCGAGGGGGCCGACACCTTTGCCGCCTCGGTCGGGCTGGAACAGGTCGATCCGTCCTTTTTCTTCACCGAGCGGCGCTGGCAGGGGCTGGAGAGCTATCTGCGCGAACACGGCCTGCCGATCCCGGCACGGCCCGCTGGAGCGCCCGCCGCGCCGGTCGGCGGGCTGGCGGCCGGCGATCCCGGCATGCCGCCGCTGAACGAGCGCAAGTTCGGCACCGTGGGGGCCGTCGCCCTGGACAGCGCCGGGCATCTTGCCGCCGGAACCTCGACCGGCGGGATGACGGGCAAGCGCTGGGGCCGGGTCGGCGACGTGCCGGTGCTGGGCGCAGGCACCTATGCCTCCAACCGCGACGGCTGCGCGGTCTCGGCGACCGGCGACGGCGAATACTACATCCGCGCCTCGGTCGCCCGGGACATCTGCGCCCGTATCGCCGACGGCGCGAGCGGGCAGGTTGGGGCCCAGGCCGAGGTCGAGGACGCCCTGTCGCTGGGCGGCTATGGCGGCGTCATCGTCATGGATGCGCAAGGGATCCCCGCCTTCGCCATGACAACCTCGGGCATGTATCGCGGATCGATCGGGCCGGACGCTCCGTTGACCGTGGCCATCTATTCCGATGAGCCTCGCCCATGA
- a CDS encoding isoprenylcysteine carboxylmethyltransferase family protein, protein MADKDIPGVVAPPPLIFLGFLGIGWALGRLIGEASLGLPTVARSGVALAAVLIGLAIEAWAAGLFRRAGTAVQPWKPSTALVRTGIYALSRNPIYVGFAIIYLGLALAVDSPLALILLVPCLLVIDRFVIQREERYLLARFGPAYADYRRTVRRWL, encoded by the coding sequence ATGGCGGACAAGGATATTCCGGGCGTCGTCGCGCCCCCGCCGCTGATCTTTCTTGGCTTCCTTGGCATCGGCTGGGCTTTGGGTCGCCTGATCGGAGAGGCGTCGCTCGGTCTTCCGACGGTGGCGCGCAGCGGAGTGGCCCTGGCGGCCGTTCTGATCGGTCTGGCGATCGAGGCCTGGGCGGCCGGTCTGTTCCGCCGCGCCGGCACCGCCGTCCAGCCCTGGAAGCCGTCCACCGCCCTGGTCCGGACCGGCATCTATGCCCTGTCCCGGAACCCGATCTATGTCGGCTTCGCCATCATCTACCTTGGCCTGGCCCTGGCTGTGGACAGTCCGCTTGCGCTGATCCTGCTGGTGCCATGCCTGCTGGTGATCGACCGCTTCGTGATCCAGCGTGAGGAGCGATACCTGCTGGCCCGCTTTGGACCGGCCTATGCCGACTATCGGCGGACGGTGCGCCGATGGCTGTGA
- a CDS encoding fumarylacetoacetate hydrolase family protein yields MKLASLKHGRDGRLVIVSNDLAWFTDAFLIAPTLQAALDDWARCEPLLRALAESLEHEAVPRGRFHERDAAAPLPRAYQWADGSAYVNHVELVRRARGAEMPASFWTDPLMYQGGSDQFMGARDAIRLADESWGCDLEAEIVVVTGDVPQGTTPDQARDLIRLVGLVNDVSLRNLIPGELAKGFGFVQSKPASALSPVFVTPDALGDRWQDGKLHGALSVHLNGAEFGRADAGVDMTFDFGVLIAHLARTRSLVAGTIIGSGTVSNRGADGGPGQPVSQGGLGYSCIAEVRTVETIATGAPVTPFLKHGDTVRIEMLDARHHSIFGAIEQVVEAV; encoded by the coding sequence ATGAAACTCGCATCCCTGAAGCACGGCCGCGACGGCCGTCTGGTCATCGTCTCCAATGATCTCGCCTGGTTCACCGATGCCTTCCTGATCGCCCCGACGCTTCAGGCGGCGCTGGATGACTGGGCGCGCTGCGAGCCCCTGCTGCGGGCCCTGGCCGAAAGCCTGGAGCACGAAGCCGTACCGCGTGGACGCTTCCACGAACGCGACGCCGCCGCCCCCCTGCCCCGCGCCTATCAGTGGGCGGACGGTTCGGCCTATGTGAACCACGTCGAACTGGTGCGCAGGGCGCGTGGGGCCGAGATGCCCGCCAGCTTCTGGACCGACCCCCTGATGTATCAGGGCGGCTCGGACCAATTCATGGGCGCGCGCGACGCCATTCGCCTGGCCGACGAAAGCTGGGGCTGCGATCTGGAGGCCGAGATCGTGGTCGTCACCGGCGATGTGCCGCAAGGAACGACGCCCGATCAGGCCCGCGATCTCATCCGGCTGGTCGGCCTGGTTAACGACGTGTCCCTGCGCAACCTGATCCCCGGCGAACTGGCCAAGGGCTTCGGCTTCGTCCAGTCCAAGCCCGCCAGCGCCCTGTCACCCGTCTTCGTCACACCCGACGCCCTCGGCGATCGCTGGCAGGACGGCAAGCTGCACGGCGCCCTGTCGGTCCATCTGAACGGAGCCGAATTCGGCCGCGCCGACGCCGGCGTCGACATGACCTTCGACTTCGGCGTCCTGATCGCGCATCTGGCCAGGACCCGCAGCCTGGTCGCCGGCACCATCATCGGCTCGGGCACGGTGTCCAACCGGGGAGCCGACGGCGGCCCCGGCCAACCGGTGTCACAAGGCGGCCTCGGCTATTCCTGCATCGCCGAGGTCCGCACCGTGGAGACGATCGCCACCGGTGCCCCGGTAACGCCCTTCCTGAAACATGGCGACACGGTCCGGATCGAGATGCTGGATGCGCGCCACCATTCGATCTTCGGGGCCATCGAACAGGTGGTGGAAGCGGTCTGA
- a CDS encoding CcdC protein domain-containing protein, whose product MTPQQYGPLIGIGIALLVILLRHQKPRPLRVQYMWIVPMLVAVGIGFGLWGMSMAPGASHAPFGIDAWAILAGGLVLGAAAGYQRGRMTTIERAPDGTLLAQASRLGIILIVALIASRSLLRPWLETHASDWHLNALAIQDAFLLFAAAMVIAQRVEMFIRARRIMAGKPDDHVEAASAV is encoded by the coding sequence ATGACACCGCAACAATACGGCCCCCTGATCGGGATCGGCATCGCCCTGCTCGTCATCCTTCTGCGCCACCAGAAGCCCCGCCCCCTGCGCGTTCAATACATGTGGATCGTGCCGATGCTGGTCGCGGTCGGCATCGGCTTCGGGCTCTGGGGTATGTCGATGGCCCCCGGTGCCAGCCACGCCCCCTTCGGCATCGACGCCTGGGCCATCCTGGCCGGTGGTCTGGTTCTGGGGGCGGCGGCCGGCTATCAGCGCGGGCGCATGACGACGATCGAGCGCGCGCCCGACGGCACCCTGCTGGCCCAGGCCTCACGGCTCGGGATCATCCTGATCGTCGCCCTGATCGCCAGCCGGTCCCTGCTGCGGCCCTGGCTGGAGACCCACGCCAGCGACTGGCACCTGAACGCCCTGGCGATCCAGGATGCCTTCCTGCTGTTCGCCGCAGCCATGGTCATCGCGCAGCGCGTCGAGATGTTCATCCGCGCCCGCCGCATCATGGCCGGCAAGCCGGACGACCATGTCGAGGCTGCGTCCGCCGTCTGA
- a CDS encoding LLM class flavin-dependent oxidoreductase, translating into MRYGYWAPVFGGWLRNVGDEREASWENASRLVRRSEALGYDLTLIAELNLNDIKGIEAPALDAWSTAAALAAVTATIELMVAVRPNFHQPALFAKTAANIDRISNGRLALNVVSSWWAKEAESYGLQFDQHDDRYARTTEWLQVLDRLWREKRVDFDGKYYTLRDAIVEPKPTSTPERPRPVIYAGGESEAAKTLIARHCDAYVMHGDEPEHIAARIADMKTRREAFGLPPMSYGMAGYAIVRDSQGEADRELERITTIPGLAEGSPPAGFANFDQWLSGTELERELKIREYSVSNRGLRPGFVGTPETVRERMEKFEAAGLDLVLLQMSPQEEEMERFSAQVIQAN; encoded by the coding sequence ATGAGGTACGGCTACTGGGCTCCGGTCTTCGGCGGCTGGCTGCGGAACGTCGGGGACGAACGCGAGGCCTCGTGGGAAAACGCCTCGCGGCTGGTCAGGCGGTCGGAGGCCCTGGGCTACGACCTGACCCTGATCGCAGAGCTGAACCTGAACGACATCAAGGGGATCGAGGCCCCGGCTCTCGACGCCTGGTCGACCGCGGCGGCCCTGGCGGCGGTCACCGCGACGATCGAACTGATGGTGGCGGTGCGGCCGAACTTTCACCAGCCGGCCCTGTTCGCCAAGACGGCCGCCAACATCGACCGGATCTCGAACGGGCGGCTGGCCCTGAACGTCGTCTCGTCCTGGTGGGCGAAGGAGGCCGAGAGCTATGGCCTGCAGTTCGACCAGCACGACGACCGCTATGCGCGGACGACCGAGTGGCTGCAGGTGCTGGACCGGCTGTGGCGCGAAAAGCGCGTCGATTTCGACGGCAAATACTACACGCTGAGGGACGCCATCGTGGAGCCCAAGCCGACCTCGACGCCCGAACGCCCGCGCCCGGTCATCTATGCGGGCGGCGAATCCGAAGCGGCCAAGACCCTAATCGCCCGGCACTGCGATGCCTATGTCATGCACGGCGACGAACCCGAGCATATCGCCGCCAGGATCGCCGACATGAAGACGCGGCGCGAGGCCTTCGGTCTGCCACCCATGTCGTACGGCATGGCCGGCTATGCGATCGTGAGGGACAGCCAGGGCGAAGCCGACCGCGAGCTGGAGCGGATCACGACCATACCGGGCCTCGCCGAGGGATCGCCGCCCGCCGGTTTCGCCAATTTCGACCAGTGGCTGAGTGGCACCGAGCTGGAGCGGGAGCTGAAGATCCGCGAATACAGTGTCTCCAACCGCGGCCTGCGCCCCGGCTTCGTCGGCACGCCCGAGACCGTCCGTGAACGGATGGAAAAATTCGAGGCCGCCGGACTGGATCTGGTGCTCCTGCAGATGTCGCCACAGGAGGAGGAGATGGAGCGGTTCTCGGCCCAGGTGATACAGGCCAACTAA
- a CDS encoding RimK family alpha-L-glutamate ligase, translating into MSDTLPDLAVVYEHPEWFEPLFAALDRHGVTYVKVPLAGHTFDPAASPAPATVVFSRVAMSSFLRDPEHPIFYAQSLFEHWQGQGTRVVNASALHIDTSKARQMSLIARLGLKGPATRVAHRQADIPAAAEGLRFPVLVKADIGGAGAGITRYETPETLAEAAGEAWCPAGVNGLSLIQEYAPRRDGRITRVETLNGRYLYAIDIESPGDAFDLCPADACLVRPGAPTLTMTKVTPPSEIIAAVERLAVAAGLEVGGIEYLIDDRDGSVLFYDINGLSNFVARPVEVLGFDPHDDLVDWLKGIVAEEKGRRA; encoded by the coding sequence ATGAGTGATACGCTTCCCGATCTGGCCGTCGTCTATGAGCATCCGGAGTGGTTCGAGCCGCTGTTCGCGGCGCTGGATCGGCACGGCGTGACCTATGTGAAGGTGCCGCTGGCGGGCCACACCTTCGACCCGGCCGCCAGCCCCGCGCCCGCGACCGTGGTGTTCAGCCGTGTGGCGATGTCGTCCTTCCTGCGCGATCCGGAACACCCGATCTTCTACGCCCAGAGCCTGTTCGAGCACTGGCAGGGGCAGGGGACGCGGGTGGTCAATGCGTCGGCCCTGCACATCGATACGTCCAAGGCGCGGCAGATGTCGTTGATCGCGCGGCTGGGTCTGAAGGGTCCTGCGACGCGGGTCGCCCACCGTCAGGCCGATATCCCGGCGGCGGCCGAGGGGCTGCGGTTCCCGGTGCTGGTCAAGGCGGACATCGGCGGGGCCGGGGCGGGGATCACCCGCTATGAGACGCCGGAGACACTCGCCGAGGCCGCGGGCGAGGCATGGTGTCCGGCGGGCGTCAACGGTCTTTCCCTGATCCAGGAATATGCGCCGCGCCGGGACGGCAGGATCACCCGCGTCGAGACGCTGAACGGCAGATACCTCTATGCCATCGACATCGAGAGTCCGGGCGACGCCTTCGACCTGTGCCCGGCCGACGCCTGTCTGGTAAGGCCCGGTGCCCCGACCCTGACCATGACCAAGGTGACGCCACCATCCGAGATCATCGCGGCCGTCGAGCGACTGGCCGTCGCGGCCGGGCTGGAGGTCGGGGGCATCGAATATCTGATCGACGACCGCGACGGCAGCGTCCTCTTCTACGACATCAACGGGCTGTCGAACTTCGTGGCCAGGCCGGTCGAGGTTCTGGGCTTCGACCCGCACGATGATCTGGTCGACTGGCTCAAGGGTATCGTGGCCGAGGAAAAGGGCAGGCGGGCATGA
- a CDS encoding multidrug effflux MFS transporter, with product MTQPDAASPAKGPGFPEFVCMIALMMALNALAIDSMLPALPQIGEALGVADANTRQWVITAYLLGFGSLQIVYGPLADRYGRKPIIMVGVGIYVLFSVVAMLAPTFETLILARIGQGLGSAATRVLAVSIVRDRYSGRTMARVMSLSLLVFLGVPIIAPSLGQAILLIAPWEAIFGVLAFAGIALMLWTGLRLPETLHPADRQPIEAARIAGAFREALTNRISIGYTLAMTAITGALFGFINSSQQIFFDVFDAPGLFTTIFACIAGGIAVASLVNAKLVERLGSRMIGHTALLGFITFGALHMAVTLSGHETIWTFGILQACTMFCFGLLAGNFGAMAMEPMGHIAGTASSAQGFISTIIGSLTGFLIGQQFDGSVVPMTVGITACGIVALLCVLYAERGRLFVARNPVPMPAAS from the coding sequence ATGACCCAGCCTGATGCCGCATCGCCCGCCAAGGGGCCGGGTTTTCCCGAGTTCGTCTGCATGATCGCCCTGATGATGGCGCTCAATGCGCTGGCGATCGACTCCATGCTGCCCGCCCTGCCCCAGATCGGCGAGGCGCTCGGCGTCGCCGATGCCAACACCCGCCAGTGGGTCATCACCGCCTATCTGCTCGGCTTTGGCTCCCTGCAGATCGTCTACGGGCCCCTGGCCGACCGCTATGGCCGCAAGCCGATCATCATGGTCGGGGTGGGTATCTACGTCCTGTTCAGTGTGGTGGCCATGCTGGCCCCGACCTTCGAGACCCTGATCCTGGCCCGCATCGGTCAGGGTCTGGGGTCTGCCGCGACGCGGGTGCTGGCCGTCTCCATCGTGCGGGATCGCTATTCCGGCCGGACCATGGCGCGGGTCATGAGCCTGAGCCTGCTCGTCTTCCTGGGCGTGCCGATCATCGCGCCGTCGCTGGGTCAGGCGATCCTGCTGATCGCGCCGTGGGAGGCGATCTTCGGCGTCCTGGCCTTCGCCGGCATCGCCCTGATGCTGTGGACGGGTCTGCGCCTGCCCGAGACCCTGCACCCCGCCGATCGCCAGCCGATCGAGGCCGCGCGCATTGCGGGCGCGTTCCGGGAGGCGCTGACCAACCGCATCTCCATCGGCTACACCCTGGCCATGACGGCGATCACCGGGGCGCTGTTCGGCTTCATCAACTCGTCCCAGCAGATCTTCTTCGACGTCTTCGATGCGCCGGGCCTGTTCACCACCATCTTCGCCTGCATCGCCGGTGGCATCGCCGTGGCCTCCCTCGTCAATGCGAAACTGGTCGAGCGGCTGGGGTCGCGCATGATCGGCCATACGGCGCTGCTGGGCTTCATCACCTTCGGCGCCCTCCACATGGCGGTGACCCTGAGCGGCCACGAGACGATCTGGACCTTCGGCATCCTGCAGGCCTGCACCATGTTCTGCTTCGGGCTGCTGGCCGGCAATTTCGGGGCGATGGCGATGGAACCGATGGGCCATATCGCGGGCACAGCCTCCTCGGCCCAGGGGTTCATCTCGACCATCATCGGCTCCCTGACGGGGTTCCTGATCGGTCAGCAGTTCGACGGTAGCGTCGTGCCGATGACCGTGGGCATCACGGCCTGCGGGATCGTCGCCCTGCTGTGCGTGCTCTATGCCGAGCGGGGTCGGCTGTTCGTCGCCCGCAACCCGGTGCCGATGCCCGCAGCCTCTTGA
- a CDS encoding M1 family metallopeptidase, whose protein sequence is MSRARLIGMVSMLAVATALAACAGNDPKSDMPPLPASATAPVTYEQDIHSHAQPRIARVKHVALDLTADFGTKTLSGTATLDVTGQTGATQVILDIRNLEIRSVADDKGTPLQFTIGAEDPILGQSLTVTVPAFEEGKVQKIVVGYATRPDAAALQWLTPAQTAGGQQPFLFSQGQAILTRTWVPTQDSPGIRQTWSAHITVPEALKAVMSAEMLTPEGEKAGDGAPAGSHSWRFRMTNPVPPYLIALAVGDLGFAGEGDRVGVWTEPGRLDAARAEFAEMGQFVDAAEALYGPYRWGRYDLLILPPSFPFGGMENPRLTFATPTVVAGDKSLVSLVAHELAHSWSGNLVTNATWADIWLNEGTTTYFENRIMEAVYGRDRALMLQVLGWADLQAALAKMPAADTRLHVDLTGRDPDAGLNDIPYEKGAAFLRTIERIVGRETFDAWLKGYFERHAFQPMTAAGFLADIRANLVRGDAGLEQQLQLDAWVYLPGLPSNAQAPVSTALTAVDGAAKAFFADKGPASAIPWARWSTQERQHFLNWRPEGLAAGRDWLTPARLADMESTLNLRSEGNAEVLFSWLQIAVAHRYQPAVPTLERFLTSQGRRKFVLPLFTALWAEGDWGRPIATRIYAEARPGYHPVTTGSVDDVVGVPAG, encoded by the coding sequence ATGTCCCGCGCCCGCCTGATCGGCATGGTTTCCATGCTCGCCGTCGCCACCGCCCTGGCCGCCTGCGCCGGAAACGACCCGAAGTCGGACATGCCACCCCTGCCCGCTTCAGCGACCGCGCCGGTGACCTATGAGCAAGACATCCATTCCCATGCCCAGCCCCGGATCGCGCGGGTCAAGCATGTCGCCCTGGACCTGACCGCCGACTTCGGGACGAAGACGCTGAGCGGCACGGCGACCCTGGACGTCACCGGCCAGACGGGTGCGACCCAGGTCATCCTCGACATCCGCAACCTGGAGATTCGCTCGGTCGCGGACGACAAGGGCACGCCGCTGCAGTTCACGATCGGGGCCGAAGACCCCATCCTGGGCCAGTCCCTGACCGTCACCGTGCCCGCCTTCGAGGAGGGCAAGGTCCAGAAGATCGTCGTCGGCTATGCCACCCGCCCCGACGCCGCCGCCTTGCAGTGGCTGACCCCGGCCCAGACGGCGGGCGGGCAACAGCCCTTCCTGTTTTCGCAGGGCCAGGCGATCCTGACCCGCACCTGGGTGCCGACCCAGGACAGCCCCGGCATCCGCCAGACCTGGTCCGCCCACATCACCGTGCCCGAGGCGCTGAAGGCGGTGATGTCGGCCGAAATGCTGACCCCCGAGGGCGAGAAGGCGGGCGACGGCGCACCGGCGGGGTCGCACAGCTGGCGCTTCCGCATGACCAATCCGGTCCCGCCCTATCTGATCGCCCTGGCGGTCGGGGACCTGGGCTTCGCCGGCGAAGGCGACCGCGTGGGGGTCTGGACCGAGCCCGGCCGCCTGGACGCCGCCAGGGCCGAGTTCGCCGAGATGGGCCAGTTCGTCGATGCGGCCGAGGCCCTGTACGGCCCCTATCGCTGGGGTCGCTACGACCTGTTGATCCTGCCGCCCTCCTTCCCCTTCGGCGGGATGGAGAACCCGCGCCTGACCTTCGCCACCCCCACCGTCGTGGCGGGTGACAAGTCTCTGGTCAGCCTGGTGGCGCACGAGCTGGCGCACAGCTGGTCGGGTAATCTGGTGACCAACGCCACCTGGGCCGACATCTGGCTGAACGAGGGCACGACCACCTATTTCGAGAACCGCATCATGGAGGCGGTCTATGGCCGCGACCGCGCCCTGATGCTTCAGGTGCTGGGCTGGGCGGACCTGCAGGCGGCGCTCGCGAAGATGCCCGCCGCCGACACCCGGCTGCACGTCGATCTGACCGGCCGCGATCCGGACGCCGGGCTCAATGACATTCCCTATGAGAAGGGCGCCGCCTTTCTGCGCACCATCGAACGTATCGTGGGCCGCGAGACCTTCGACGCCTGGCTGAAGGGCTATTTCGAACGTCACGCCTTCCAGCCGATGACCGCGGCGGGCTTCCTCGCCGACATCCGCGCCAATCTGGTCAGGGGCGACGCCGGCCTGGAACAGCAGCTGCAGCTGGATGCCTGGGTCTATCTGCCCGGCCTCCCGTCGAATGCCCAGGCCCCGGTCTCGACCGCCCTGACCGCCGTGGATGGCGCGGCGAAGGCCTTCTTCGCCGACAAGGGTCCGGCCTCGGCCATCCCGTGGGCGCGGTGGTCCACGCAGGAGCGCCAGCATTTCCTGAACTGGCGGCCCGAGGGCCTGGCCGCCGGTCGGGACTGGCTGACTCCCGCCCGGCTGGCGGACATGGAATCGACCCTGAACCTGCGCAGCGAGGGCAATGCCGAGGTGTTGTTCAGCTGGCTTCAGATCGCGGTGGCCCACCGCTATCAGCCCGCCGTACCCACGCTGGAGCGGTTCCTGACCTCGCAGGGACGTCGCAAATTCGTCCTGCCTCTGTTCACCGCCCTGTGGGCCGAAGGCGACTGGGGCCGACCCATCGCCACCCGCATCTATGCCGAGGCCCGGCCCGGCTATCACCCGGTCACGACCGGATCGGTGGACGATGTGGTCGGCGTTCCGGCTGGCTGA